Genomic segment of Luteolibacter sp. Y139:
ACATGCAGAAGAGGCCCATCCAAGTGAAGAATTGAACCACCGCGAGCTGTTTCATGCGGGATGGCATGGCCTTGAGGGCGGCGATGACTTCGCTCACGCCGGAATGCTCTGGCGGCTTTTCATCGGGCGAGGGAGGGTGCTCCTTCGTGGTGAAGACGGTCCACAGCACGGCCAGGATGAAAACCACCGCGCCGACGGAGAAGGCGACGTGGACGGTCTTGGGAATGGGTTGTCCGGCACCGGTGAGGGTGCTGACCCCATGGTCCCGCAACCAGCCGGGGAGCTTCGAGGCGATGACCGCACCCGCCCCGATGAAAACCGACTGCATCGCGAAGCCGACCGTGCGCTGCCGCTCCGGCAGGAGATCGGCGACGAAGGCGCGGAATGGCTCCATGCTGACATTCACCGAGGCATCCAGGATCCACAGCAGGCCGGCCGCCATCCAGAGGGAGCCGGAATGGGGCATGAGGAACAGGGCGAGGGAGGAGAGGATGGCTCCGACGAGGAAATAGGGGCGCCGGCGGCCCCAGAAAGGGTGCCAGGTACGGTCGGACATTGCTCCGATGATGGGCTGGACCAGCAGCCCGGTGAGCGGAGCGGCCAGCCAGAGGAGGGCCAGCTTGTCCTCCGAGGCGCCCAGGTATTCATAGATCGAAGACATATTGCCCATCTGCAGGCCCCAGCCGAACTGGATGCCGAAGAAGCCGAAGGACATGTTCCAGATCTGCCAGAACGAGAGGCGGGGTTTTTCAGACATGGGTTTGCAGAAAAAAGGGGGATCCCCAGCTTGGACTGGAGAGTGGCGGATTCCAGGTCGCGCGAAAAGCCCGGTGTGAATCCTCCCCAATCTCGGAATGTTGGATCTAACGGTCCGGTTTAATTCCCAAACACGTTCCGGTTTGGAATTGCCCCGGGTCCGTGGATTTCCGTAGCGTTCGCGGGTAATGAAAGCATTCCGCCCCTGGTTCACCGTTCTTCCCGTCACGGCCCTCGTCCTCGGTTCCTGCGAGAAGAAGGAGCAGGCTGCCGTCCCGCCAGCCCCGGCTGAGGCCGCGAAGGCTCCGGTAGCGGCGCCCGCCGAAGCTCCTCCTGCCGCTCCGGTGGTGAAGGCCCTGACTCCCGGCGAGCGGGCGTCGATGCTCGGTATCGTGGGTCATCTCTCCAAGGATACCGAGAGCGCGATGGCGCTCTATGACGGCAAGGACATCGTGAAGCGCCTGAAGTCCCTGAAGAGCTGGGAATTCATCAAGGAGCTGGCCAAGGAGGAAGATGGCACGGACATCGAGGCGGATATGGCGGAAGGCGCCGAGGAAGCCGGCAAGTTCCTGGGTCAGGAAATTTTCCTCGCGACCGGCAAGGGCACAGTCCCGCAGGTCGCGAACCTGGTGAAGCTCGGCCAGCGTAGCAATTACTACCAGATGCGGGTGATGGCCCAGGCCTTCGCGGCCGGTGCCAAGAGCGGCGATTTTTCCGGCATGGATAGCGCCAGCGAGCAGGTGATGATGTCGATGGCCAAGGAGATCGGCAAGGAGATGGGCATCGTGGAAACTGCCGCCATGCCGCCGACGCTGATCGGCGTGAAGGCGCAGGATGCCGAGGCACTGGCGATGGCCCAGCAGGAACTTTCCAATGGCCTGGACGGCCTGATGCAGATGCTCGGCGAGGCGGCCAAGCCGCTGGAATTCACCAAGGGCGGCGTCGCTTTCAAGGGCTACAAGCTCGCCGGAAGCTTCCTGGCGGAGCAGATGGAAGCCGGACGGCAGGAGATGGAACAGACGCTGGAGCCTGCCGACGTGGATCGCCTGATCAAGGCGGTGAAGACCAAGAACCTGGCAATCGCGCAAGGGGCGCTCGGCGACTACCTGATGCTTTTCGTGGGCGACAATGAGGAAGCCTGTCCTCTGGCGGACAAGGTCGAGGACTCGCTGGCTGCCAACGACGCGATCTCCTTCGTGGATGGCTACAAGGGCAAGAAGCTGGCCGGTTTCCTTTACGGCGACCAGGGGATCGTGAAGGCAGGTGTGGTCGGCAATTTCAAGGACATGGCGCTGGGCATTCGCGACGGCCTGGCCGGTGCTGAAGGCCTCGGCGATACCCGCGAGCTGGCTTCGCTGCTGGAGCTGGTGGGCGAGAAGGAGGACGCGCTGGTCGCCCTGGCCAAGGCCGATACTGTTGGCGGGCTGGTTGTGCTGGAGGATGGGGTGAAGTTCGAGCTCTTCGGTGGTGTCGACCACGGCGCGATGGACTCCACGGCCGCCCACAAGCTGGCGAACCTGGGATCGACCGACGATGTGCTGCTGTTCGGCAACTGGGTGGCTGACAAGGAATACGCCAAGCGTGCCGGCGAGTGCGGCGAGGCGCTGGTGGAAACCGCCTATGCCATCGCTGAAAAGGTCGCGGGAGTGAAGGTGGAGGACTCGGAGGAGTTCGCCCAATTCCAGCAGGGCTTCGCGCTCTTCAATGAGAAGTTCCGCGCCGACACGATCGCCATGTGGGATGCGCTTTCGGTCGCGGGCACGGGTCTCGGCAATGAGACCGCGATCGTGATCGACCTCAAGGGTTCGGTGCCGCCGTTCCCCGGCGTGCCTCAGGAGCTGGTCGATGGTGGCCGCTTTGTCCGCGCCTCGATGATTTCGCCGGTCACGGATCGCGCGAAGCTGAAGGACTCGTGGACTAAGGTGGATGGCTCTCTGAAGAACGTCTTCAAGACCGTGAGCGAGCTGGCGGGAGAAGACATTCCGAAGCAAACGCCGATGTCCTCGAAGGAAGGCGACTTCACGACCTGGTTCGTGCCGACGGCGGTGTTCGGTGACTTCGTTCCTTCGGTGACGGTCAGCGACAAGTGGTTCGTGGCTTCGACTTCCAAAGCCCAGGCGCTGGACCTCGCGGCCTCGGCGGAGAAGGCGGCGGGCGATCGCAAGGGCGCCTGGATGGAGCTGGACTTCGACACGCTGCGCAAGTTCACCGGCGACTGGGTTAACCAGCTGGAAAAGAACGGTGAGGCCGTGCTTGGCGATAAATTCGAGAAGTTCAAGGAGGACCTCCCGCGGATCAAGAAGGGCCTCGCGGCCTTCGAGGAATTCGACCAGCTGAGCGTTTACGAGCGCCGGGAAGGTGGAAAGCTCCGCAACACGGTGCACTTCAAGGTGCGCTGAGTTCATCCGGTGTCCCAAAGGTTTCAAACGGAAGGCCTCCCGCAAGGGAGGCCTTTTTTGTGCCCGATGACGCGTTTAAGGCCGCTTAAATGCACTTGTCGCTAAACGAGCGGCTGGCCTTTTGACGTTACTACTGAAATTCCCAGCCCCGGTCCTCCGTTGTTGCGTCCCTGTCCTGCATTTGGGATCCAGCACGAGGTCCGTGCCTGACGGATTCCGAACATGACGACTCACCGATAGCCGGGAGGACCCACCCGTACCCTATCCTCCAACACCGCAACCGACCTAAGCATGAAGTCCGCTCTCGCACCGTCCATTTTTGCCGCCCTGGCGCTATCCACCGTCACGCCGGTCTTCGCCGCGTGGTATGAGGACATGCAGATCGGGCCGGCATGGAGCAATACCTTTGCCGCGACCATCGACGGCAAGGAAACCCCGGCTGCCGTGAAGGGCATCCTCGTGGATCTCGGCGACGGGGTTCACGCATTGT
This window contains:
- a CDS encoding MFS transporter, which produces MSEKPRLSFWQIWNMSFGFFGIQFGWGLQMGNMSSIYEYLGASEDKLALLWLAAPLTGLLVQPIIGAMSDRTWHPFWGRRRPYFLVGAILSSLALFLMPHSGSLWMAAGLLWILDASVNVSMEPFRAFVADLLPERQRTVGFAMQSVFIGAGAVIASKLPGWLRDHGVSTLTGAGQPIPKTVHVAFSVGAVVFILAVLWTVFTTKEHPPSPDEKPPEHSGVSEVIAALKAMPSRMKQLAVVQFFTWMGLFCMWIYFSVAVARNILGATDTNSQLYKDGIDLANNCFANYNFVAFLAAMALLFVGHKVPAKRIHFVSLLLGGLGLAATGFVKNPQVLQFACFSGVGIAWASILSMPYAMLSSALPANRMGVYMGIFNFFIVIPQILVAIILSRVMANFEGFNRLSAVVFGGICLLIAAAATLLVKDDPPATS